One Thalassospira marina DNA window includes the following coding sequences:
- a CDS encoding MarR family winged helix-turn-helix transcriptional regulator translates to MENIDILRQTVTTNLLQTGRHWRRAATQVLGHHGISEACASPLIWISRMGGGARQVVLAQHVGIESASLVRLLDQLETHNLIERRSDPSDRRAKCVWLTEEGQQLASKMETLLTQLRNRILTNVSQADLEATLRVFQAFDEDNSDYTPETSPQMAKMAGA, encoded by the coding sequence ATGGAAAACATCGACATTCTACGGCAAACCGTCACCACCAACCTGTTGCAAACCGGGCGTCACTGGCGCCGGGCTGCAACGCAGGTTTTGGGGCATCACGGCATATCCGAGGCCTGCGCCTCCCCTCTTATCTGGATCAGCCGCATGGGTGGCGGGGCGCGGCAAGTGGTGCTGGCACAACATGTCGGTATTGAAAGTGCGTCGCTGGTGCGCCTTTTGGACCAGTTGGAAACCCATAATCTGATTGAACGCAGATCAGACCCCAGCGACCGGCGCGCCAAATGCGTCTGGCTGACAGAAGAAGGCCAGCAACTGGCCAGCAAAATGGAAACGTTATTAACGCAATTGCGTAACCGCATTCTGACGAATGTCAGCCAGGCGGACCTTGAAGCAACCTTGCGGGTTTTTCAGGCCTTTGACGAAGACAATAGCGATTATACCCCTGAAACATCCCCGCAAATGGCAAAGATGGCGGGAGCCTGA
- a CDS encoding FUSC family protein has translation MSLPSWRDWIFSGKAFVASMLALYIALYFDLPRPYWAMAAVYVVSNPLAGATGSKALYRALGTIIGACAAVFFMSIFINAPELFSVVIALWTGVLLYISMLDRTPRSYVFMLAGYTLPLIALPDVGNPELIFDTALARSEEILLGILCASIVNAVVFPVSINSMLNGNITKWLGDAASWAEEILRGEGAVPETPVKRQKLASDIAGFDMLLSQLRYDVKTREVVKPARELRGRLLMLLPMFSSLADRLHALKQINKNLPADMRPVLQSIADWFSQPNAITDESAHALIAQIDAIDTGPSQTGHDWENMLRASALARLREIVYLWRDCHALHAIIRDGHHNRGWQPLFRHRKVIANTRFYDYGMMLFSCGSTVLATLIAGLVWIQSGWEYGAGAVLMAAVSGSFFAAMDRPAPFIMILLKWFSASLVLSFIYLFFILPRIDGFPLLVLVFAPPFLVLGTLMPRPQYAIIAMLLTVATASFIALQNRFSVDFVSFMNGGLASLIGVGFSLVWTLLVRPFGSELAARRLMHAGWADLANTAAGSNRHDHSELSGRILDRLGQLVPRLASLPGREMAKIDGYAEVRLGLNILALQRERRRLGSACAIQIGTMLAAIAGFYKQRLKQGKALEPAPSLLVQIDTCLAQTLNEPADKRAEALDALVGIKRALFPDAPVTSLLPLSNDHNTNALNAKAAE, from the coding sequence TTGAGCCTTCCTTCATGGCGGGACTGGATTTTTTCCGGGAAAGCCTTTGTGGCGTCGATGCTGGCGCTTTATATCGCGCTTTATTTTGATCTGCCGCGTCCCTATTGGGCGATGGCGGCGGTTTATGTTGTGTCCAACCCTCTGGCAGGCGCAACAGGTTCAAAGGCATTATATCGCGCACTTGGCACCATTATCGGGGCCTGTGCTGCCGTATTTTTCATGTCGATATTCATCAATGCGCCGGAACTGTTCAGCGTTGTCATCGCCCTTTGGACTGGCGTTCTTTTATATATTTCCATGCTCGATCGCACGCCGCGCAGCTATGTTTTCATGCTGGCAGGCTATACCCTGCCGCTGATCGCCCTGCCCGATGTTGGCAACCCCGAACTGATTTTCGATACCGCACTTGCCCGCAGCGAAGAAATCCTGCTGGGCATATTATGCGCCAGTATTGTCAACGCGGTTGTCTTCCCTGTCAGCATCAACAGCATGCTAAACGGCAATATCACCAAATGGCTGGGTGATGCCGCAAGCTGGGCCGAAGAAATTTTGCGCGGTGAAGGTGCAGTTCCTGAAACGCCGGTAAAACGCCAGAAACTCGCCAGCGACATTGCCGGTTTTGACATGTTGCTAAGCCAGTTGCGATATGATGTGAAAACCCGTGAAGTGGTCAAACCCGCGCGTGAATTGCGCGGGCGATTGCTGATGCTGCTGCCAATGTTTTCATCCCTTGCCGACCGGTTACATGCCCTAAAACAGATCAACAAAAATCTGCCTGCCGATATGCGCCCGGTATTGCAAAGCATTGCCGACTGGTTTTCGCAGCCAAACGCCATCACAGATGAAAGCGCCCACGCCCTGATTGCGCAAATCGATGCCATTGATACCGGGCCATCCCAAACGGGACATGACTGGGAAAACATGCTGCGCGCCAGCGCCCTCGCCCGTTTGCGCGAAATTGTTTATCTGTGGCGCGATTGCCATGCCCTTCATGCCATCATCCGTGACGGGCACCATAACCGTGGCTGGCAACCGCTTTTTCGCCATCGCAAGGTTATCGCCAACACCCGCTTTTATGATTACGGCATGATGCTGTTTTCATGCGGCTCAACCGTGCTGGCAACGCTGATTGCCGGGTTGGTCTGGATTCAGTCTGGCTGGGAATATGGCGCGGGCGCGGTGTTGATGGCGGCTGTCAGCGGTTCGTTTTTTGCCGCGATGGATCGCCCTGCACCGTTTATCATGATCCTGCTGAAATGGTTTTCGGCCAGTCTTGTACTGTCATTTATCTATCTGTTTTTCATTCTGCCACGTATTGATGGCTTTCCGCTGCTGGTCCTGGTTTTTGCCCCACCCTTCCTTGTTTTGGGCACGCTGATGCCCCGGCCGCAATATGCCATCATTGCCATGTTGCTGACGGTGGCGACGGCATCTTTCATCGCCCTGCAAAACCGTTTTAGCGTCGATTTTGTATCCTTCATGAATGGCGGGCTGGCATCGCTTATCGGGGTGGGTTTTTCACTGGTCTGGACCCTGCTGGTACGGCCATTTGGCAGCGAACTTGCCGCAAGGCGGCTTATGCATGCAGGCTGGGCAGACCTTGCCAATACCGCAGCAGGCAGTAACCGGCACGATCACAGCGAACTTTCGGGGCGTATTCTTGATCGCCTGGGTCAGCTTGTACCGCGCCTTGCCAGCCTGCCCGGTCGGGAAATGGCGAAAATTGATGGTTATGCCGAAGTCCGACTGGGGCTGAATATTTTGGCCCTGCAACGCGAACGCCGCCGACTGGGAAGTGCCTGCGCCATACAGATTGGCACAATGCTGGCCGCGATTGCCGGTTTTTACAAACAGCGCCTTAAGCAGGGCAAGGCCCTTGAACCCGCGCCGTCACTGTTGG
- a CDS encoding RidA family protein: MSIERFHTGHRMSQAVVHGNTVYLAGQVGEPGASVTDQTKKCLEQVDALLAECGSKKENILQAIVWLADMNDFAEMNAVWDAWVPQGHTPARACGEAKLATPEYKVEFIITAAKD; this comes from the coding sequence ATGAGCATCGAACGTTTCCATACCGGCCACCGCATGAGCCAGGCTGTTGTCCATGGCAATACGGTTTACCTTGCCGGTCAGGTTGGCGAACCGGGCGCATCGGTAACCGACCAGACCAAAAAATGCCTGGAACAGGTTGATGCCCTGCTGGCCGAATGCGGCAGCAAAAAAGAAAACATTCTGCAGGCAATTGTCTGGCTGGCAGATATGAATGACTTTGCCGAAATGAATGCCGTTTGGGACGCATGGGTACCGCAGGGCCACACCCCTGCACGCGCCTGTGGCGAAGCCAAACTTGCAACGCCGGAATACAAGGTCGAATTCATCATCACGGCCGCCAAAGACTGA
- a CDS encoding ArgE/DapE family deacylase — translation MTGNTDIRAKLRAAVHARRDKLLADLAELVTFPSLLGDETGAQDWMAQKYQSMGLNVEKVAIDVEKLRDKPGFSPPVIENYDGRENIVALYRPQNQTGKSLILNGHVDVVPTGPADLWQQPPFSPHIIGDWLYGRGAGDMKAGIIASCHAFQALCDTGLLPAAPITFQSVVEEECTGNGALACLHAGYRADCAIIPEPFNQTLMTAQLGVMWFQLDVSGSPAHVLDTSAGSNAIEAAYGFFETLKEVEDLWNHPAHRHEAYGAHIHPVNFNLGKISGGEWASTVPPVCQADIRIGFYPGMDMAEIRAMIDAVAQSALENHPACKGAKFAISYRGFQAEGCVMDEPHPMMQTIGRLHHEVTGEAIKNYASTATTDARFFQIYGNIPATCYGPRAERIHGIDERVSISSVMQVTEVLALFMADWCGTTPRS, via the coding sequence ATGACGGGCAACACTGACATACGGGCAAAACTACGCGCAGCCGTTCATGCCCGGCGCGACAAATTGCTGGCTGACCTTGCCGAACTGGTTACGTTTCCAAGCCTGCTGGGCGATGAAACCGGCGCGCAGGACTGGATGGCGCAAAAATACCAATCGATGGGCCTGAATGTTGAAAAGGTTGCCATCGATGTTGAAAAACTGCGCGACAAGCCCGGATTTTCACCGCCCGTCATCGAAAATTATGACGGGCGCGAAAATATCGTTGCCCTGTATCGCCCCCAAAACCAGACGGGCAAAAGCCTGATCTTAAACGGGCATGTCGATGTGGTGCCAACCGGTCCGGCCGATTTGTGGCAACAACCACCCTTTAGCCCGCATATCATTGGTGATTGGCTTTACGGGCGCGGTGCTGGCGACATGAAGGCAGGTATCATTGCCAGTTGCCATGCGTTTCAGGCGCTTTGTGATACTGGCCTGCTGCCTGCCGCCCCAATCACATTCCAGTCCGTGGTCGAGGAAGAATGCACCGGCAATGGTGCGCTGGCCTGCCTGCATGCAGGCTACCGTGCCGATTGCGCCATCATCCCCGAACCCTTTAACCAGACCCTGATGACGGCGCAATTGGGTGTCATGTGGTTTCAGCTTGACGTTAGTGGCAGCCCTGCCCATGTGCTCGATACATCGGCAGGCAGCAATGCCATCGAGGCCGCTTATGGCTTCTTCGAAACATTGAAAGAAGTCGAAGACCTTTGGAACCATCCAGCACACCGCCATGAAGCATATGGTGCGCATATTCACCCGGTGAATTTCAATCTGGGTAAAATATCGGGCGGGGAATGGGCATCGACCGTACCGCCGGTATGCCAGGCAGATATTCGCATCGGGTTTTATCCCGGCATGGATATGGCAGAAATTCGGGCAATGATTGATGCCGTCGCACAATCCGCGCTTGAAAATCATCCCGCCTGCAAGGGCGCGAAATTTGCCATTTCCTATCGCGGTTTTCAGGCCGAAGGATGCGTCATGGATGAACCCCACCCGATGATGCAAACCATTGGCCGCCTGCATCACGAGGTAACGGGCGAAGCCATAAAAAACTATGCATCAACAGCAACAACGGATGCACGTTTTTTCCAGATCTATGGCAATATCCCGGCCACGTGTTACGGACCCAGGGCAGAACGCATCCATGGCATTGATGAACGGGTTTCCATTTCTTCGGTAATGCAGGTTACCGAGGTCCTGGCCCTGTTCATGGCTGACTGGTGCGGCACCACGCCGCGATCCTGA